The Acidobacteriota bacterium sequence CTGTTTCGCCCTCCGGCCTCGGGCGCGCTCCGACCGCGGCGGAGCGGGCCGACCGCATCATCGGCCCGGACGGCGCGGAGCTGCCGCCGGGAAGCGGCACCCCTGCCCAGGGGGAGATGGTGTTCGGGCGGCGCGGGTGCTCGAACTGCCACGGCCCGACCGGCAGCGAGGGTCCGTCGATAGCGTTGGTGGGCGGCGACGTCACGACGCGCACCAACTACTGGCCGATCCGGCACTGGCCGTTCGCCCCGAGCGTCTGGGACTACATCCGCCGCGTCATGCCCTACGACCGCCCCGGCGTCCTGACCGACGACGAGGCCTACGCGGTGACCGCCTACCTGCTCTACCGCAACGGCATCATCGGCGAGGACGACGTCATGGACGCGGAGAGCCTGTCGCAGGTCAGGATGCCGCGGCGCGACGACTACGTCATGCCGGGCGAGTGGACGCCGGACACGCGGCGGGGGTTCGAGATCCCGCCGGCCCGCTAGCGCCCCGAAACGCCTCGCCGGCTCGGCGTTTCGGCCCATCCCCCCCCGCTCCACGACCCTGCGTCGCAGAACCTCGCGTCGTTGCGTTCTGCGGCGCAGGCTCCCAGGTCTCCGCTGGATCGCCAGGAGTCTGCGGCACAGGAGTTCGCGAGCGAAACTCCCAACGCACCAGCAGGATTGCGGGCGCGACCTTACCGGCGCGCCTGCTCCGAGGCGGCTTTCGTACTCATCTCGCCCAGGGCCACGCTGCGCTCGTAGGCGGCCAGCACGGCGTCGGACATCACC is a genomic window containing:
- a CDS encoding cytochrome c gives rise to the protein MGSHRPTWWWTFTGSREARRTAVGLAGVLAGAILLAGAVAEAQQAVSPSGLGRAPTAAERADRIIGPDGAELPPGSGTPAQGEMVFGRRGCSNCHGPTGSEGPSIALVGGDVTTRTNYWPIRHWPFAPSVWDYIRRVMPYDRPGVLTDDEAYAVTAYLLYRNGIIGEDDVMDAESLSQVRMPRRDDYVMPGEWTPDTRRGFEIPPAR